TTCCAGCCCATCGCCCGGCACATCGTGGAATGCGCCGGCGAGGGGGTGACAACCTCGGACTACGGCCGGCTCCATTTCGAGCGGGTCCGCCGTCCGGTCTTTCCACTCGACAAGATGTGAAGCCCTGCCATCGTGCGTATCCTCGTGGTCCAGAACAGCCGGCGCGCGCCCGCCGGGCTGCTCGGCGAATATCTCTCCGACTTCGGCGCCGACCTCGTCACCGTCACTCCGCCCGAAGGTGAAGCCCTGCCCGCCGGCATCGACGGCTTCGACGGCGCGCTGGTGCTCGGCGGCCCGCAGTTCGCGGGCGACGACCAAGCCAATCCCTACCTGCCCGAACTGCTGGACCTGATGCGCCGCTTCGCCGAGGCGGACCGGCCCCTGCTGGGCGTCTGCCTGGGCGCGCAGCTGCTGGCCCGGGCGCATGGCGAACGGGTCTACAAGCACAGTCAGGTGGAACGCGGCTTCTGCCCGGTCACCCGGACGGATGCCGGAGCCGCCGACCCCCTGCTGGGTCCGCTGGGACCCGTCCGCCACATCATGCAGTGGCACTACGACACGTTCGACCTGCCGCAGGACGCCGTCCTGCTGGCGACCGGACCGGACTGCGCCAACCAGGCTTTCCGGCTGGGCGGGACCCAGTACGGCCTCCAGTTCCACCCGGAAGTCACGCCGGAGATCGTCCGCGACTGGGTCGCCATGTTCCGGACCGAAGCCGGCCCGGACGAGGATTACGACTCGATCGCCCGCGAGATGGAGGTCGGTCTCGCAGAACACCTCCCCGAAGCGGCATCCTTCGCCCGCGACCTGGCCCGCAATTGGCTTGACCTGGTGGCCCGCCGGGCGGATCGGTAGAGCGGGTTCCGCCCACGGCTGTCCGGCACGATACTTGCCTATCTAC
This Skermanella mucosa DNA region includes the following protein-coding sequences:
- a CDS encoding type 1 glutamine amidotransferase, coding for MRILVVQNSRRAPAGLLGEYLSDFGADLVTVTPPEGEALPAGIDGFDGALVLGGPQFAGDDQANPYLPELLDLMRRFAEADRPLLGVCLGAQLLARAHGERVYKHSQVERGFCPVTRTDAGAADPLLGPLGPVRHIMQWHYDTFDLPQDAVLLATGPDCANQAFRLGGTQYGLQFHPEVTPEIVRDWVAMFRTEAGPDEDYDSIAREMEVGLAEHLPEAASFARDLARNWLDLVARRADR